The following nucleotide sequence is from Aneurinibacillus soli.
AAGCATGACTGCTTGTCTGTAGTAACAGGTGGAACTGTGCAGACGCAACATCCTGACGCCGGGACAACCAGAAACCAAAGGCAAGATACAAACGGGCGATCTCCATATCAGGCGCTTCCTCTACTACGCCAGCAAACGACTGCACTGCCTGTTCATACATCGACAGCGTGAAGTACCCCTGTCCCTGACGAAAGCGCATGGCAAGCGGACGGGACAAATAAATTTCGCTATTTGAACTGGAAGCAGAAGAATCCCCCTTATCGATTGCTCCTGCTTCATTCGATACGAGGCAATCTTCCTCACTTTCCTCCGTTTCGAATGCCCGCTGCACACTGACGAGCTTCTCTTCGAACCGGAGCCATTCCTCCACAATACGGTCACTTGCCGTGCGCAAATGTAATACTTCCAGATAAAGCGCCTGCCTGCGCTCCGGATTCGCTTGTTTCATCGCCGCTTCAATTTTGGTGAGCTGTTCGATTAGCGTAGAAAAATAATGAGTAAGAAGCATACGGATACCACCTTTCGCATTCACTTGTGAATACTTTCAGTGTGTCTCCTTGGAGAGAAGGTATGCGCGGTTTTCTCCAACGTGTGGTGGAGGAGCGGGATCGGACGGGGCCTCGTCACTTGGGTACACTCGCTACGGAGTAGAGACTGTCCGCTCCAAGTACCAGACGAACTCGCCCACAAAAGATATCTACGATGTATGTGCATCGAAGCATTGTGGGCAAAGGCCCGTTCGTCTGGTCCTTTCCACTGGGGATCGCGTACAGGCGTTCCGTTGCCCCGCCCGATCCCGCTCCTGACACAGTTTGGATGAAAATCATGAAGTAATATCAAGAGGCTGAGCTTTGCTATGCAGGTAAAAAACGAAAAAGCCGAAACGTTGTCGATATCACAAAAAAGCTATCCCGTTCGCCATGTTCTGGCTTCTGGGATAGCCTCATCCGTAGATCGCCTTTATTTTCTCTTAAAGGCTGTTTTCCAAAAGATTGTTGCTTTTTTTACAAAAAATCGAAACGTTACGTTTGATTGTTCCTATAACAATTGTTATTTCATTCCCAAAAAATATTATATTCGGATTATTTTTAGCACTTATATTTGGATTGATAGACGAAATGTTTGTTAAGCCCTATTTAAAATCCTGATTAAGATGGGAAAAGGTGAACACCTTTTCCGTCCCTAGATCGTTCCTTTGTTCTCTCCCCCTCATCTTTCCTCTTCCTTCATCTATTTTCACAAAAGGAGGCTGTCCCCCATTAGGACAGCCCCCTTACTCGGTAGAACGTATATATTACAGCACGGTCGCGTGGATTTCTTCGCCGATCATCTGGGAGATGCGATTGTTCTCATCCATGATTGCCACTTTGGGCTTGTACGTGTGGGCATCCGCATCCGTCATCATGGCGTATGCAATAATAATCACAACATCACCTGGCTGCACAAGGCGGGCTGCTGCACCATTCAGACAGATCACACCACTGCCGCGTTCGCCTTCGATTACATACGTTTCCAGACGTGCGCCGTTGTTGTTATTAACGATCTGCACTTTCTCATTCGGCAAAACGTCAACCGCATCCATAATATCACGGTCAATCGTAATACTGCCCACGTAGTTTAAGTTTGCCTCCGTAACGGTAGCACGGTGAATTTTGGACTTCATCATCGTACGGAACATGCTGCTTCCTCCTTCGCAACCTCAATCAGTATATTATCAATCAGACGGGTAGTGCCGAACCGGACCGCCAGTGCAATCAAGCAGGTGCCTGCGAGCTCGTCTGTCAGCTGCAAGTCCGGATAGCTCCGCAGTTCGATGTAATCAATCTCTGCAAGCGGACTTGTGCCAATCACGGTCTCCATTGCCTGACGCAATGCCGCCACATTGCGCTCACCTTTGCCAAGCAACTGCTGCGCTTCTGCAAGGGCGCGAGACAGCACAAGCGCCTGCGTACGCGCTTCTTCTGAAAGGTATACATTGCGCGAGCTTAAGGCTAATCCGTCTGCTTCCCGAACAATCGGACATGGGATCACTTCCACTTGCATATTGAGGTCACGCACCATTTGCATAATAACAGCGACCTGCTGTGCATCTTTCATACCAAAAAATGCATAATCCGGACTCACAATGTTGAACAGCTTCAGCACAACTGTCGCTACTCCGTCAAAATGCCCAGGGCGAGATGCTCCGCACAGCGCATCCGTAATCTCATGCACCGATACAATCGTGCGGCTGCCTGTCGGGTACATCTCTTCAACCGACGGGAAGAACAACAAATCCACACCTGCTTCGACTGCCAGTTGGCTGTCGCGCTCTAAGTCGCGCGGATAGCTGTCAAGATCTTCATTCGGCCCGAATTGAAGTGGGTTCACAAAAATACTCATCACAACAAAGTCTGCTGTCTCCCGCGCCTTTTTAACAAGGCTGATATGTCCTTCGTGCAAGTAGCCCATTGTCGGAACGAAGCCAATTTTTTGTGGACGAATATTTTTCAGCGCTGTGCGCAGTTCCTGAATGGTTGAGACCGTTCTCATTGTTTGACACCTTCTCCGTATAATTGTCCAATCACTTCTTCTTTGATCGTGAATGTATGCTCGGCTGCCGGGAACGCCCCGTTACGCACTTCATGCGCATACTGTGCAATCGCCTGATGTATGATCGCTCCTGCTTCACCGTACCGCTTCACAAACTTCGGCACATGACCTCCACCATACCCGAGAATATCGTGATAAACAAGCACCTGGCCATCACAACCCGCACCTGCTCCAATCCCAATAGTCGGAATCGAGAGTTGCTTCGAGATGAGGGTAGCAAGTTGCTCCGGTACGCATTCCATC
It contains:
- the panD gene encoding aspartate 1-decarboxylase; the encoded protein is MFRTMMKSKIHRATVTEANLNYVGSITIDRDIMDAVDVLPNEKVQIVNNNNGARLETYVIEGERGSGVICLNGAAARLVQPGDVVIIIAYAMMTDADAHTYKPKVAIMDENNRISQMIGEEIHATVL
- the panC gene encoding pantoate--beta-alanine ligase; protein product: MRTVSTIQELRTALKNIRPQKIGFVPTMGYLHEGHISLVKKARETADFVVMSIFVNPLQFGPNEDLDSYPRDLERDSQLAVEAGVDLLFFPSVEEMYPTGSRTIVSVHEITDALCGASRPGHFDGVATVVLKLFNIVSPDYAFFGMKDAQQVAVIMQMVRDLNMQVEVIPCPIVREADGLALSSRNVYLSEEARTQALVLSRALAEAQQLLGKGERNVAALRQAMETVIGTSPLAEIDYIELRSYPDLQLTDELAGTCLIALAVRFGTTRLIDNILIEVAKEEAACSVR